Part of the Mycolicibacterium mengxianglii genome is shown below.
GCGACGGCCAGTGGCCCGTCCATCGGAATGCTCGTGAACCGCTGTGCCCGATAGAAATCGCCTGATCCGCCGTCTGGTCCGTATCCGGATCCGTTGACGGTCCACACCCGACCGTCGGGTTCCCGGACCACGGCGAACGCGTCGCCACCGATACCGCACTGGCCGGGCAGGGTCAGCCACGTCATGGCCGCCATCGCCAGGGTGGCATCGATGGCATTGCCACCGTCGGCCAGAACCCGCGCCCCGGCCAGGCTGGCGGCGGGGTGGCTGCTGGTGACCATTCCGCCTCCCGACAGCGTGGGGGGCCGCGTCGTCATCGAGGGACGCACCACCATCAAGCTTCCCGACGTGCCCGACGGGTGGGGCCCGCGGGAACCTCACCGGGTTGCACGCCGACGAAGATCTCGCCGTCGCGTTCCTCCACGGGGAACGTCTTGATGGGTTCGGTGGCCGGCGGGCTGATCGGCTCACCTGTCTCGAGGTCGAAAGCGCTGCCGTGACAGGAGCATCCGATACCGTCGTCACGCAGTTTGCCCGACGACAACAGGCAATCGAGGTGCGTGCAGTAGTTGGAGGTGGCGTACGCCTTACCGCGCAGCCGCGCCACCGCGAACTCGTGCTCGCCGGCGTAAAACCGCCGCACGATTCCTTCCGGCACCTGGCCCGAGCGGGCCACACGAACGAAATCCATGGTTGTACTCCGTATTTCTCTTCTGACCGGTCAGGACGTCGGGTTGAGGTAAACGGTCTTCTCGTTGAGGTAGAACTCCATCATCGACGCACCCGCCTGCTCTTTGAAGGTTGCGGTGGACGAAGACTTGTAGCCGCCGAACGGGGCGTTCATCGCCATACCCGTGGTCGGCTGATTGATCTTCACCAGCCCGGTCCGGGAGCGCCGGGCGAACGACTGGGCCGCAGCCAGGTCGCCGGTGATGATCGCGGCGGACAACCCGAATTCGGTGGCATTGGCCAGTTCGACTGCGTGGTCGAGAGAGCCCGCGCGCTGGAAGGCGATCAGCGGGCCGAACACCTCCTCGGTGACGATCCGCATGCCCGGTTCGGTATCGCTGAACACTGCGGGCCGCACAAAATATCCATCCGGATGCTCCGGGTCGGTCACCGGGGCGCCGCCGCAACGCAGTGTCGCCCCCTCCTCGACGCCGATCCGCACGTAGTCGGTGAACTTCTCGAACTGATCCGAGTTGGCCAGCGCGCCCATGTCGACACCGGGCTTCCCGCCCGGCCCCACCTGGAACCCCTCGGCGAGCGCGATCACGCGCTCTAGCACCGCGTCGTGCACCTCCTCGGTAGCGATCACCCGGCTGGTTCCGGTGCACGCCTGGCCGGACAAACCGAAGGCCCCCTTGACGATCAACGCCGCGGCGCGATCGGGGTCGGCGTCGGCGGCCACCACGACCGGGTTCTTGCCCCCCATCTCCAGCTGGACCCGGCGGTGTGGGCCGACCTGGCTGTGGATGAGCCGGCCGACCCGGGTCGATCCGGTGAAGGTGACCGCGGCGACCCGTTCGTCGGCGGCTACGGCCGCGCCGGCTGCGCCGTCGCCCTGGACGAGCGCGATCACCTGTGGCGGCAGCCCACCGGCCAGCAGCGCCTCGATCAGCCGCTGCCCCATCAGGGGGGTGATCTCAGAGGGCTTGAACAGCACCGGATTTCCGACCGCCAGGGCCGGGCCGAGTTTGCGGGACGGGATGTTCAGCGGGAAGTTCCACGGGGTGATCGCGCCGACGATGCCGATGGGCTCGCGCAGCGTGTACACCAGCGTCTCTCCGGCGGCCGGGTACGTCGCACCCAGGGACCGGGTGGCCTCGGCGGCGTAGAACCGCAGGTTCATCGGCGTTCGGGTCACCTCCATCGTGGCTTCGGCGGTCGTCTTGCCCTCTTCGCGCACCAGCTCGTCGATCAGCTGTCCGGCGCGGGATTCCAGCTGCACGGCAGCCGATTCCAGGATGGCGGCGCGACGCTCCGGTGAGGTCGCCGCCCATTCCGGGGCCGCTTTCTCCAGTGCGTCGACGGCGATGCGGACATCGTCGGGCCCTGACGCGGGAAAGGTGCCGATGATGTCGGCCGGGTCGGCCGGATTGCGCCGGGTGAACGTGTGACCGGACAGTGCCGGCACCCAGCCGCCGTCGACGAAGTTCGAACCTTCGATCATGTCAGTACCTGCGCTTCGTTTTCGGTTTCGGTGTCGGTGTACACGAGGTCCCACAAGTCGGTGTCCTCGTCCCGGAGTGCGGCACTGTCGACCTCACGGCCCAGGAGCTCGCGAACCGCTCCGATGTCCTCGCCGCGTTCGACGGTGAACGCCCCGGTGATCACCGGTCCGTCGAGATAGAAGGCGGTGAAGTCGAGCGCGTCGAGGTCGCCGCGGATGATCGGGTCACCGTGGGCGGCGCCGATGAACTGGGTGTTGCGCCCACATTGATCCGACCAGAACCAGATCGGGTCATCGGAGACCGCGTCCCTGCCGAGCATCGCATTGGCCACGGCCACCCCTTGGCGGCTGGCATTGTCGAAGTGCTCCAGCCGCAGGTGCCTGCCGGCGCGCGCCGAGTACCGGCGGGCGACATCTCCCGCGGCGTAGATGTTCGGGATCGACGTGCGGCCGGCTGCGTCCACGACGATGCCGTCGTCGATCTGCAGGCCGGATGCTGCTGCGGCGGCCACGTTCGGGACGATCCCGATACCGACGACGACAGCATCGGCTTCCAGAGGTGTTGCGGCACCTTCGATGTCGATCACCACGCCATCACCGGTGGTGGCAATACCGGACACGGTGGTACCGACTCGAATATCCACACCGCGGTCGTTGTGCATCCGGGTGAACAGCTCACCCATCTGTCGGCCGATGATGCGCTCCAGCGGGGTGTGTGCCGCCTCCAAGACCGTCACCTCGGCGCCGAGCTCAGCTGCAGTAGAGGCGATTTCCAGCCCGATGAAGCCTGCCCCGATCAGCACCAGCCGGCAGCCGGGGGTCAGCAGTGGCGCCAGCCGCTTGGCATCGTCGAGGGTGCGCAGGTAGTGCACCAGCTCCGGGCGCGGCCCGGGTACCGGCAGCGTTCTCGCACGGCCACCAGTGGCGAAGAGCACCCCATCGGCCATGATCGGGAAGTGCCCTTCGAGTTCCACGGTGCGCGATGGGGCATCCACCCGCGTCACCGTGGCCCCGGTCAGGATCTCGATGTCGTTGTCGGCCAACCACTTCTGCGGGAGGATCCACAGCGAATCCTCGTCATCGGTGCCGGCGAGGAATTCTTTGGACAGCGGTGGCCGCTGATACGGGGCGTGGGGCTCATCGCCGATCAGCACGATTCGGCCGTCGAACCCGCGGCGGCGCAGGTTGCGGGCGGCAACCGCGGCCGCCTGCCCGGCCCCGACGGTGACGTAGGTCCGACGGTTCATGCCTTGAGCTCCTTTTCGGACGGCGCAGTTGCATCCCCCCGAGACACAGGGTTGACGTAGACGGTGCCGTCGTCGTCGACCCGCACCGGGTAGGTGGGCTGGCAGCGATCCTGGTCTTCCTCGTAGCCGGTCTCCAGGTCGAATTGCCACTGGTGACCGGGGCAGATCACCTTGCCGTGTAGCAGGGTGCCCTTGAACAGCGAACGATCCTGGTGCACACAGGTATCGGCCAGGGCGTAGACCTCGCCGTCGGCCTGAAACAGCGCGATCGCAACACCGTCGACCTCCACCCGCAGCTTGCGCCGTCGAGCGAGATCCTCGGTGCTGGCAACCGCCACCCATTCCGCGTCCATGACAACTCCTTTCTGCATTTTCGGCGCGCTGGTCGCCGCTGAGCGGCGACCAGCGCGCCGAAATCGCAACGGACCTCAGACGGCAGCCGGCTCCAGCTCGGGCGCGACGTAGGTGTCGTAGAGACCCTTGGTGTAGGAGAACCGCATCTCGGCACCCCACCGGACCATCTGCAGGCAGCGCTGCTGCAGCTGCGGGGTGTCGGCGTGATCGAGCACGATCTGGTAACCGCGCTCGCCGTGCACGACGTCGGAGGTGATGTGCAGGTCGAAGAACTCGATCTCGTCCTCGGTGAACTTGTACACCTCGCGCAGCGGGACGATCTGCTTGGTGTAGATGCTCGGCACCTGCGACTCGAGGCCGACGACCAGCGCCGCGGTCGCGACCACGAAGTGCTCACGCTGGGACACCGCGTAGCACCACGACTGGAGGCCGCGGGTGATGGCGTTCATG
Proteins encoded:
- a CDS encoding Rieske (2Fe-2S) protein yields the protein MDFVRVARSGQVPEGIVRRFYAGEHEFAVARLRGKAYATSNYCTHLDCLLSSGKLRDDGIGCSCHGSAFDLETGEPISPPATEPIKTFPVEERDGEIFVGVQPGEVPAGPTRRARREA
- a CDS encoding NAD(P)/FAD-dependent oxidoreductase — encoded protein: MNRRTYVTVGAGQAAAVAARNLRRRGFDGRIVLIGDEPHAPYQRPPLSKEFLAGTDDEDSLWILPQKWLADNDIEILTGATVTRVDAPSRTVELEGHFPIMADGVLFATGGRARTLPVPGPRPELVHYLRTLDDAKRLAPLLTPGCRLVLIGAGFIGLEIASTAAELGAEVTVLEAAHTPLERIIGRQMGELFTRMHNDRGVDIRVGTTVSGIATTGDGVVIDIEGAATPLEADAVVVGIGIVPNVAAAAASGLQIDDGIVVDAAGRTSIPNIYAAGDVARRYSARAGRHLRLEHFDNASRQGVAVANAMLGRDAVSDDPIWFWSDQCGRNTQFIGAAHGDPIIRGDLDALDFTAFYLDGPVITGAFTVERGEDIGAVRELLGREVDSAALRDEDTDLWDLVYTDTETENEAQVLT
- a CDS encoding TenA family transcriptional regulator → MTTTETTTQLLGRDEFRAELENAIKGREAKNASFSKAWAEGRLERHHFARWAENHYHYVGPFADYLANIYANTPDQFTGAKDFTLQNMYEEELADIRHTDLLIKFGEACGTTKERIEDPNNMNAITRGLQSWCYAVSQREHFVVATAALVVGLESQVPSIYTKQIVPLREVYKFTEDEIEFFDLHITSDVVHGERGYQIVLDHADTPQLQQRCLQMVRWGAEMRFSYTKGLYDTYVAPELEPAAV
- a CDS encoding aldehyde dehydrogenase family protein, whose protein sequence is MIEGSNFVDGGWVPALSGHTFTRRNPADPADIIGTFPASGPDDVRIAVDALEKAAPEWAATSPERRAAILESAAVQLESRAGQLIDELVREEGKTTAEATMEVTRTPMNLRFYAAEATRSLGATYPAAGETLVYTLREPIGIVGAITPWNFPLNIPSRKLGPALAVGNPVLFKPSEITPLMGQRLIEALLAGGLPPQVIALVQGDGAAGAAVAADERVAAVTFTGSTRVGRLIHSQVGPHRRVQLEMGGKNPVVVAADADPDRAAALIVKGAFGLSGQACTGTSRVIATEEVHDAVLERVIALAEGFQVGPGGKPGVDMGALANSDQFEKFTDYVRIGVEEGATLRCGGAPVTDPEHPDGYFVRPAVFSDTEPGMRIVTEEVFGPLIAFQRAGSLDHAVELANATEFGLSAAIITGDLAAAQSFARRSRTGLVKINQPTTGMAMNAPFGGYKSSSTATFKEQAGASMMEFYLNEKTVYLNPTS
- a CDS encoding Rieske (2Fe-2S) protein translates to MDAEWVAVASTEDLARRRKLRVEVDGVAIALFQADGEVYALADTCVHQDRSLFKGTLLHGKVICPGHQWQFDLETGYEEDQDRCQPTYPVRVDDDGTVYVNPVSRGDATAPSEKELKA